The Brasilonema sennae CENA114 genome includes a region encoding these proteins:
- a CDS encoding PAS domain S-box protein: MITIRGYQLLAQIYESVNSLVYRGIREEGNQPVILKVLKDDYPTPSELTRYKQEYEITRNLNLDGVVKAYGLEPIERTLVIILEDFGATSLSLLKEAGGSFCLSPIFSLLEFLKLAIKIAEILGTIHNSNVIHKDINPSNIVLNPVTGQLKIIDFGISTFISRSHPTLKNPNVLEGTLAYISPEQTGRMNRSLNYRTDFYSLGVTFYELLTGKLPFQTNDALELVHCHIAQHPIPPHQLVESKGGTVIPKIVSDIVMKLMRKTAEERYQSAWGLKADLEKCLQQLQTTGNIESFSLGSTDISDKFQIPQKLYGREAEVETLLSAFVRVASPQEKRVAGGRGEENPQSSLTTHQSLIQNQKSKIEMMLVTGYSGVGKSALVREIYKPITEKHGYFITGKFDQFKRNIPYSAIVSAFSGLVYQLLAETEAQLEQWREKLRLALGSNAQVIIDVLPEVELIVGKQPSVPQLGATESQNRFNLVFQNFIRTFCLKEHPIVIFLDDLQWADSASLKLIDLMMTDADTQYLFLIGAYRDNEVNCTHPLMMTLDRLRNVGAIINSITLAPLQTESISKLIADTLHADMPSVNQLASLIVRKTDGNPFFVNQFLKTLHAENFLTFDFERNGWQWNLAQIQAMNITDNVVELMIGELNKLPESTQQILRLAACVGAEFDLKTLSIICEKSHGEVFYDLMTAVQSGLILCISELDTNLFIQDYKFLHDRVQQAAYALIDDEQKTTLHLEIGHLLLQNTSADALLDGLFEIVDHLNLGLELVTHQQERNEIAKLNLMAGQKAKAATAYGAALEYLNTGLKLLNADSWQQKYDLTLALYEEAAEAAYLNRDFITMEQLALVVLKNAKTVLDKIRVYDAKIQAFVSEGNLKEAVQIGLQVLNLLGVILPEEPSQLDIKKGLEETASLFEGQKIEDLIDLPKMTEPDKLAAMLVLSSIASASFIAAPNLFLLIALSKINLSIKYGNAELSAFAYGQYTVVLCGILQDYESAYNFGKLSVILGERLNAQKEKAKICLGFGAHSMHWKEHIKETISILIDGYQSGVETGDFEYAGYCACYVCEHLYFLGSELTQLEQEIAIYSKAIARINQEASFNWTAIFRQAVLNLLGKAENPIRLFGDAYNEEQSLPLAIKANNRIELLFFYLNKLILCYLFGDTQQAVQNAVLAKPYLEGLSTMLVTGLLHFYDSLAHLGAFVEASNSDKETYLNRVNANQKKMQKWAFHAPMNYLHKFYLVEAEKARVFGQFFEAEEFYEKAIQGARENEFIQEEALAYELAAKFYLARGRLKFAQTYMQEAHYTYTRWGATAKVKDLEQCYPQFFPKTAQRNKAYTPNAIFSTDSKTSSELDLSSVLKASQTLSSEIVLTTLLEKMMKIVLENAGAQKGYLLSFKSQLEPGNKNGQWVIEASGTVDNNEFKILPSIPIETVGGSSHNRMVCDAIINYVIRTQESVVLNDASGEGNFIRTPYIVKQQPKSILCAPLLNQGSLVGILYLENNLTTGAFTPDRLEVLKLLSSQAAISIENAKLYAEVRESERRLTQFLEAIPIGIGVINAQGIPCYTNRMAVELLGKGVVPSATAEQLGEVYQLYVTGTSEQYPSEQLPIVRALRGDQAIADDIEIHQGGKIIPIEGQGTPIFDEKGNIAYAITTFQDITERKQAQQILTDYNRTLEKQVTQRTAALQESEATLKAAQRVAHVGNWEFNLITRKFRWSEEQFRIFGLDPTQGEPTYEQYIQQIHVDDRAPVQEGYARTMKTGRGEELDFRIIRPNGEVRHVYRRYEAVINEQGQVIKFFGTILDITERKQAELELQQQKDLREAIYNESADALFLVDSKTLLISDCNYRAVELFEVDSKAELLGIQGHTLQLRPFSSNELKEIVTEIDQKGFWNREIEYVTRKGNLFWGNLATKRVSIANQVLNLVRITDITEIKQAERALRESEERFRYAFHDAPIGMALLGLNHRWLQINPMLGEMLGCSESELLNVNAFERIHPEDVNQLQDCIKQVLTNENRNAQVELRYLCSGGRIAWGLTSLSLVRDSHNGSLYYVTQIQDISEQRAIEQMKNEFISVVSHELRTPLTAIRGFLGLLNTGMYDNKPEKAKRMLQQALTNSDRLVRLVNDILDLERLSSGRVQLVKEVSQAEDLMQRAVEGVQSIALGASITLSITPTTACVWASPESIIQTLTNLLSNAIKFSPPNSVITLSAQPQFDSVLFQVKDQGRGIPADKLETIFERFQQVDVSDSRAKGGTGLGLAICQSIVQQHQGSIWAQSKLGEGSTFYFTLPISSRENHD; encoded by the coding sequence ATGATTACCATCCGAGGCTACCAACTGCTTGCCCAAATCTACGAAAGTGTTAATTCCTTGGTGTATCGAGGTATCCGAGAGGAAGGTAATCAACCTGTTATTCTCAAAGTTCTCAAAGATGACTATCCCACACCATCTGAGTTGACTCGATATAAGCAGGAATATGAAATAACTCGAAATCTCAATTTAGATGGAGTGGTTAAGGCGTATGGCTTAGAACCGATAGAGAGAACTCTGGTCATTATCCTTGAGGATTTTGGCGCAACATCCTTAAGTCTATTAAAGGAAGCAGGAGGGAGTTTTTGCCTTTCCCCAATTTTTTCTTTACTAGAATTTCTCAAGCTTGCCATCAAGATAGCTGAGATTTTGGGTACGATTCACAACAGCAATGTCATCCACAAAGACATTAACCCTTCCAATATTGTTCTCAACCCAGTAACTGGACAACTCAAAATCATTGACTTTGGTATTTCCACTTTCATTAGTCGTTCTCATCCGACCTTGAAAAATCCCAATGTTTTAGAAGGCACTTTAGCTTATATCTCACCGGAACAGACGGGACGAATGAATCGGAGTCTTAATTACCGCACGGACTTTTACTCTCTCGGTGTTACCTTCTACGAACTGCTGACAGGAAAACTACCATTCCAAACGAATGATGCCCTAGAGTTAGTACATTGTCATATCGCCCAACACCCAATTCCACCCCATCAGCTTGTAGAGAGTAAGGGCGGTACAGTTATTCCCAAGATAGTTTCAGATATTGTGATGAAATTGATGAGGAAAACTGCAGAAGAACGATACCAAAGTGCTTGGGGGCTAAAAGCTGATTTAGAAAAATGCCTTCAGCAATTACAAACAACTGGCAACATTGAATCGTTTTCCCTTGGTTCTACTGATATTTCCGACAAGTTTCAAATACCCCAAAAACTCTATGGACGTGAGGCAGAAGTTGAAACTTTACTGTCAGCGTTTGTTCGCGTAGCGTCTCCGCAGGAGAAACGAGTCGCAGGCGGAAGAGGAGAGGAAAACCCCCAATCATCACTCACGACTCACCAATCCCTAATCCAAAATCAAAAATCAAAAATCGAAATGATGTTGGTGACAGGTTATTCTGGTGTTGGAAAATCAGCTTTAGTACGAGAAATTTATAAACCTATTACTGAAAAACACGGTTATTTCATAACTGGTAAATTTGACCAGTTTAAGCGAAATATCCCTTACTCTGCTATTGTAAGCGCGTTCAGCGGATTGGTATACCAACTGTTAGCTGAAACTGAAGCGCAGCTTGAGCAATGGCGAGAAAAACTTCGACTTGCTTTGGGTTCTAATGCTCAAGTCATTATTGATGTCCTTCCGGAAGTGGAACTGATTGTTGGCAAACAGCCATCTGTGCCACAATTAGGCGCTACTGAGTCGCAAAATCGCTTTAACCTTGTTTTCCAAAACTTCATCCGGACATTCTGTCTAAAAGAGCATCCCATAGTCATCTTTTTGGATGATTTGCAGTGGGCAGATTCCGCCAGTCTTAAGTTGATAGACCTCATGATGACAGATGCAGATACACAATATCTGTTTCTGATTGGAGCGTATCGAGATAATGAAGTCAACTGCACTCATCCATTGATGATGACTCTTGATAGGTTGCGTAATGTTGGAGCTATTATCAATTCTATTACCTTAGCTCCTTTACAAACTGAGTCTATCAGCAAGTTAATTGCTGATACATTGCATGCAGACATGCCATCAGTCAACCAGTTGGCATCCCTTATAGTGCGTAAAACTGATGGCAATCCTTTCTTCGTTAATCAATTTTTGAAAACACTGCACGCGGAGAATTTCCTGACTTTTGATTTTGAACGCAATGGTTGGCAATGGAACTTAGCTCAAATTCAGGCAATGAATATCACTGACAATGTGGTGGAGTTGATGATTGGTGAGTTAAATAAATTGCCAGAATCCACACAGCAGATTTTGCGTTTAGCAGCTTGTGTTGGTGCTGAATTTGACTTAAAAACCCTTTCTATTATTTGTGAAAAATCTCATGGCGAAGTTTTTTATGACTTAATGACAGCAGTTCAATCCGGATTAATCTTATGTATATCTGAGTTAGATACAAACCTATTCATTCAAGATTATAAATTTTTACATGACCGAGTACAACAAGCAGCTTATGCTTTGATAGATGATGAGCAAAAAACAACCCTTCACCTAGAAATAGGTCACCTACTATTACAGAATACCTCAGCAGATGCTTTATTAGATGGGTTATTTGAAATTGTCGATCATCTCAATCTTGGGCTTGAATTAGTAACCCATCAACAAGAGCGAAATGAAATTGCCAAACTCAATCTGATGGCTGGTCAAAAAGCCAAAGCAGCAACAGCTTATGGCGCAGCACTTGAGTATTTGAATACAGGGCTAAAACTTTTAAATGCAGATAGTTGGCAGCAAAAATATGACTTAACTCTAGCGTTGTACGAAGAAGCAGCAGAGGCGGCGTATCTGAATCGGGATTTTATCACAATGGAGCAATTGGCTCTAGTTGTGTTAAAAAATGCCAAAACAGTGCTAGATAAAATAAGAGTTTATGATGCAAAAATTCAAGCTTTTGTGTCAGAGGGCAACCTCAAAGAAGCTGTTCAAATCGGGCTGCAAGTACTAAATTTGTTAGGAGTGATATTACCAGAAGAACCAAGCCAGTTAGATATTAAAAAAGGATTGGAGGAAACAGCTTCACTTTTTGAGGGGCAAAAAATTGAGGACTTAATCGACCTACCAAAGATGACCGAACCCGACAAGCTAGCAGCAATGCTTGTCCTATCGAGTATAGCATCAGCTTCGTTTATAGCGGCTCCTAATCTTTTCTTGCTGATTGCACTATCAAAAATTAATTTATCTATCAAATATGGCAATGCAGAATTATCGGCATTTGCTTATGGTCAGTATACAGTTGTTCTGTGTGGAATACTCCAAGACTATGAGTCAGCTTATAACTTTGGCAAACTCTCTGTAATTTTGGGTGAACGCTTAAATGCTCAGAAAGAAAAAGCCAAAATCTGCTTGGGATTTGGTGCTCACTCAATGCACTGGAAGGAGCATATCAAGGAAACAATATCTATTTTGATTGACGGCTATCAAAGCGGAGTTGAAACGGGTGATTTTGAATATGCTGGTTATTGTGCTTGTTATGTTTGTGAACATTTATACTTTCTTGGTTCTGAACTGACACAGTTAGAACAAGAGATAGCGATTTATAGTAAAGCGATCGCTCGAATCAACCAAGAAGCATCTTTTAATTGGACAGCAATCTTTCGACAAGCAGTCCTCAATTTGTTAGGTAAAGCTGAAAATCCCATCCGCTTATTTGGTGATGCCTATAACGAGGAGCAAAGCCTACCACTTGCTATCAAAGCCAATAATAGAATAGAACTGTTATTTTTTTACTTAAATAAACTTATATTGTGTTATTTATTTGGTGACACTCAACAAGCCGTCCAAAATGCAGTACTCGCGAAACCATATCTAGAAGGATTAAGTACAATGCTAGTTACTGGTTTACTGCATTTTTATGACTCGCTTGCACATTTGGGTGCATTTGTCGAGGCTTCAAACTCCGACAAAGAAACTTACCTTAATCGAGTGAATGCAAACCAAAAGAAGATGCAGAAATGGGCATTTCATGCGCCGATGAATTATCTGCATAAATTTTATTTAGTCGAGGCAGAGAAAGCACGAGTTTTCGGTCAATTTTTTGAAGCTGAGGAGTTTTACGAAAAAGCAATTCAAGGAGCAAGGGAAAACGAATTCATTCAAGAAGAAGCTTTAGCTTATGAGTTAGCTGCCAAGTTTTATTTAGCGCGTGGTAGATTGAAGTTTGCCCAAACTTATATGCAAGAAGCTCATTACACCTACACACGCTGGGGAGCAACAGCAAAGGTAAAGGATTTAGAACAATGCTATCCCCAATTTTTTCCTAAAACAGCACAGAGGAACAAAGCTTACACCCCTAATGCAATTTTCAGTACCGATTCAAAAACATCTAGTGAACTCGATTTGAGCAGCGTTCTCAAAGCCTCACAAACCCTGTCGAGTGAAATTGTGTTAACTACGCTCTTAGAAAAGATGATGAAAATTGTCTTGGAGAATGCAGGGGCACAGAAAGGTTATCTCCTGAGTTTTAAATCTCAGCTTGAGCCTGGGAACAAGAATGGGCAATGGGTGATTGAGGCATCAGGAACTGTTGATAATAATGAGTTCAAAATATTACCATCTATTCCTATTGAAACAGTTGGTGGCAGCAGTCATAACCGTATGGTTTGTGATGCGATCATCAATTACGTTATCCGTACTCAAGAAAGTGTTGTTTTGAATGATGCTTCTGGTGAAGGCAATTTCATTCGTACTCCTTACATTGTTAAACAGCAACCGAAATCAATTTTGTGTGCGCCCCTGCTCAATCAAGGTAGTCTGGTAGGTATTTTATACCTGGAAAATAATTTGACAACTGGAGCTTTTACGCCAGACAGATTGGAAGTCTTGAAACTGTTATCTTCGCAGGCAGCAATTTCGATTGAAAATGCCAAGCTTTATGCCGAAGTGCGTGAAAGTGAGAGGAGGCTGACTCAATTTTTAGAGGCAATACCCATAGGTATCGGAGTGATAAATGCTCAAGGTATACCATGCTATACCAATCGCATGGCAGTGGAATTACTGGGTAAAGGAGTTGTGCCATCAGCTACAGCCGAACAATTGGGAGAAGTTTATCAACTTTATGTTACGGGGACATCTGAGCAATACCCGAGTGAACAATTACCAATTGTGCGGGCGTTGAGGGGGGATCAGGCGATCGCAGATGATATAGAAATCCACCAAGGAGGTAAGATTATTCCCATCGAAGGTCAAGGAACACCCATTTTTGATGAAAAGGGTAACATTGCGTATGCGATTACCACGTTTCAAGATATCACAGAACGCAAACAAGCTCAGCAGATTTTAACTGACTATAATCGTACTTTAGAAAAGCAAGTTACTCAAAGGACAGCCGCTTTACAAGAGAGTGAAGCGACTTTAAAAGCTGCTCAACGAGTTGCTCATGTGGGAAACTGGGAATTTAATCTCATTACACGGAAATTTAGATGGTCAGAAGAACAATTTCGCATTTTTGGTCTTGATCCAACTCAAGGCGAACCAACGTACGAACAATACATCCAGCAGATTCATGTAGATGACCGAGCACCAGTGCAAGAGGGCTACGCGCGAACGATGAAGACTGGCAGAGGCGAGGAATTAGATTTTCGTATTATACGCCCTAATGGTGAAGTTCGACACGTTTATCGAAGATATGAGGCTGTCATCAACGAGCAAGGGCAGGTGATAAAATTTTTCGGAACGATACTTGATATTACGGAGCGCAAACAGGCAGAATTAGAACTGCAACAGCAAAAAGACTTGCGCGAGGCGATTTACAACGAATCTGCCGATGCTCTGTTTCTGGTCGATTCTAAAACATTACTGATTTCTGACTGCAATTATCGAGCAGTAGAACTATTTGAAGTGGACAGTAAAGCCGAACTGCTTGGCATCCAAGGGCACACACTTCAGCTTCGTCCATTTTCCTCAAACGAATTAAAGGAAATCGTCACAGAAATTGACCAAAAAGGCTTCTGGAATCGGGAAATTGAATATGTAACCCGAAAAGGAAATCTATTCTGGGGCAACCTGGCTACTAAGCGCGTTTCAATAGCTAATCAAGTTCTCAATCTAGTGCGGATAACAGATATTACCGAGATAAAACAAGCCGAAAGAGCTTTGCGTGAAAGTGAAGAGCGGTTCCGCTATGCGTTTCATGATGCCCCCATTGGTATGGCGCTGTTGGGATTAAATCATCGCTGGCTACAAATCAATCCGATGCTAGGTGAAATGCTTGGCTGTTCTGAATCAGAGTTACTAAACGTGAACGCATTTGAGCGAATTCACCCAGAAGATGTTAATCAACTTCAGGATTGCATTAAGCAAGTCCTCACTAACGAAAATCGCAATGCTCAAGTGGAGTTGCGCTACTTGTGCAGCGGAGGACGCATCGCTTGGGGACTAACGAGCTTGTCGTTGGTACGAGATTCCCACAACGGGTCTTTGTATTATGTCACACAGATCCAAGATATCAGCGAACAGCGGGCTATTGAGCAGATGAAAAATGAATTTATTTCCGTTGTGAGTCATGAACTTCGCACCCCGCTTACGGCGATTCGAGGATTTTTAGGCTTGCTCAATACTGGTATGTACGACAACAAACCCGAAAAAGCCAAACGAATGCTCCAGCAAGCTTTGACAAACAGCGATCGCCTCGTACGTCTAGTTAATGACATCCTTGATTTGGAACGCTTATCTTCAGGGCGAGTGCAGCTTGTGAAGGAGGTAAGTCAAGCAGAAGATTTAATGCAACGAGCGGTTGAAGGGGTACAGTCAATCGCTCTTGGAGCCTCCATTACACTCTCGATTACTCCCACCACTGCTTGCGTCTGGGCTTCCCCCGAGTCTATTATTCAAACACTAACCAATCTGTTGAGCAACGCCATCAAGTTCTCCCCCCCTAACTCGGTTATTACCTTATCAGCCCAACCTCAGTTTGACTCAGTTCTGTTTCAAGTCAAAGATCAAGGTAGAGGGATTCCCGCCGACAAGCTAGAAACAATTTTTGAACGCTTCCAACAGGTTGACGTTTCCGATTCTCGTGCTAAAGGAGGAACCGGCTTAGGTTTAGCGATTTGCCAAAGTATTGTTCAACAACATCAGGGCAGTATTTGGGCACAGAGCAAGCTGGGTGAAGGCAGCACTTTTTATTTTACATTGCCAATATCATCAAGAGAAAATCATGACTAA
- a CDS encoding response regulator: MTKRILVIDDEESLQDLICTCLEDLGGWETQSAQSGHEGLLKVQEYIFDVILLDVSMPEMDGFQFYEQLRANPTTQTIPVILLTAKVLPDERRRFTQMDIAGIITKPFNPTLICEQVAQLMDWSE, encoded by the coding sequence ATGACTAAACGCATCCTTGTTATTGATGATGAAGAATCGCTGCAAGACCTTATCTGCACTTGCTTGGAGGATTTGGGAGGGTGGGAGACACAATCTGCCCAATCGGGTCATGAAGGACTTCTTAAAGTCCAAGAGTATATTTTTGATGTTATTCTCCTTGATGTATCAATGCCCGAAATGGATGGCTTTCAATTCTACGAGCAACTCAGAGCCAATCCAACAACTCAAACGATTCCGGTGATTTTGCTAACGGCTAAGGTATTACCCGACGAGCGTAGGCGCTTTACTCAAATGGATATCGCTGGAATTATCACCAAGCCCTTCAATCCAACGCTGATTTGCGAACAAGTAGCCCAACTGATGGATTGGAGTGAGTAG
- a CDS encoding AAA-like domain-containing protein, translating into MPYQVAGSLRNDDLSYVVRQADDQLYASLKAGDFCYVLNSRQMGKSSLLQRTISRLSEEGYECLYLDMNRLATNNITQEQWYKSVIFSLFHSLNLRQQVDFQKWWDIQAGTSSVQKLHQFVEEVLLIHIQSKSRKDGKAEGIFIFIDEIDSLLSLNFPVDDFFAWISHCYNQQADNPNFQRLGFALFGVANPSDLISDKYPTLFNMGIPIELHDFELHEVTPLVQRLEEAISQSKTVMREIIYWTGGQPFLTQKLCQLIVQTALKTSKKTIDLPRNTEALWVEQLVKTHIIQHWEVKDDLEHLHTIRDRLLFNKQRAVRLLSVIKQVLQAEESQTSGVRTDDSREQTELLLSGLVEKRDGYLKMKNPIYRSVFNSEWVSRQLTQVSFTKKFSRSLTSLSLN; encoded by the coding sequence ATGCCGTATCAAGTTGCTGGTAGCCTTCGTAATGACGATCTTTCATATGTTGTTCGTCAGGCAGACGATCAACTTTATGCTAGCTTGAAAGCTGGCGATTTCTGTTATGTCTTAAACTCTCGCCAGATGGGTAAGTCATCTTTACTACAGCGGACAATTTCGCGTCTAAGCGAAGAAGGCTATGAATGCCTTTATTTGGACATGAACAGATTGGCTACCAATAATATTACACAAGAACAATGGTATAAAAGCGTTATTTTTAGCTTGTTCCACAGCTTAAATCTTAGACAACAAGTCGATTTCCAAAAATGGTGGGATATACAAGCAGGTACTTCTTCGGTGCAAAAATTACACCAGTTTGTGGAAGAAGTCTTGTTGATACATATTCAAAGCAAATCTCGCAAAGACGGCAAAGCCGAAGGCATTTTTATCTTCATTGATGAGATTGATAGTCTGTTGAGTTTGAATTTTCCTGTCGATGACTTTTTTGCTTGGATTTCTCATTGCTACAATCAGCAGGCAGACAACCCGAATTTTCAACGTTTGGGATTTGCACTATTTGGGGTAGCCAATCCATCTGATCTAATTTCTGACAAATACCCCACACTTTTTAATATGGGTATTCCAATAGAGTTACATGACTTTGAATTGCATGAAGTCACTCCTCTGGTTCAAAGGTTAGAGGAAGCGATTAGCCAAAGCAAAACTGTTATGCGAGAGATTATCTACTGGACAGGAGGACAGCCATTTCTTACCCAAAAACTTTGTCAGTTAATAGTTCAAACTGCCTTAAAAACATCTAAAAAAACAATTGATTTACCAAGAAACACAGAAGCGTTATGGGTAGAACAATTGGTGAAAACGCATATTATCCAACACTGGGAAGTAAAAGACGATCTAGAACACCTCCACACGATTCGCGATCGCCTACTTTTTAACAAACAGCGTGCAGTCCGATTGTTGAGTGTTATAAAGCAAGTGTTGCAAGCAGAAGAAAGTCAAACATCTGGTGTACGTACCGACGACAGTCGAGAACAGACAGAACTTTTACTATCCGGATTGGTTGAAAAGCGCGACGGCTATCTTAAAATGAAAAATCCCATCTACCGTAGTGTCTTCAATTCTGAATGGGTGAGTAGACAATTAACCCAAGTCAGCTTTACCAAAAAGTTTTCCAGAAGCCTTACTAGCCTTTCATTGAACTAG
- a CDS encoding response regulator yields the protein MKILLVEDDLPTAAVLCEVLTAQYYTVDLARHGQDGLVLATSSNFDLILLDLLIPKLDGISLCRQLRAQGVQKPILLLTAKDHSADVVKGLDAGADDYITKPYELSELLARMRALLRRGQTELAPAVLTWENLCINPVSAEVTYKGQLISLTPKEYSLLGLFLRNPQRIFSRSDIIDRLWSMDAIPSEGTVTNLIKDLRHKLKAQGMSAEVLETVYGLGYRLKTPPKTGGTKGVFSGEQGGQIHRLPEAGKGKRQTNLASVNKVIKRYKDTFVQRVTLLEQVELALLAGKLQPELQHRASNEAHKLAGTLGSFGYQTGSKLAQAIEHLLIDDKPLAPTQAPQLSRLLSELKGALSKPPTPLTEEQLEPTQIPLVLVIDDADFSRHVEKPTSNLTPQPPDPNPQRQSPQVGKPAHGAGSSVGAPSSLKGKGENSKPLKKQERGMEARLTDPVKSKIDDQSLSNQLKTEAMSWGVRIEVVSNWAIALAVISQSPQAVLLNLNGQDPVENSLTLLQKLKEQLPTTPILVITEQDNLTHRVAVSRLGVQRFLHKPVGTAEIFEAIREASSLRLIAQVLPKSQASQAKVMILDDDPIALELLSNLLQPWGLRVKTLQDPQQFWEVLTTVTPDLLLIDLEMPTYSGVDLCRVVRQDPKWGNLPILVVTAHTDLESIQQVFAAGADDFIGKPVVGPELVTRVISRIDRSRLQQELKTLKRRIGT from the coding sequence GTGAAAATTCTGCTGGTAGAGGACGATCTCCCAACCGCAGCAGTACTGTGTGAGGTTCTTACGGCTCAGTACTATACGGTTGATCTGGCAAGGCATGGTCAAGATGGGTTGGTATTAGCAACATCATCGAACTTTGACTTGATCTTGTTGGATCTGCTGATTCCCAAACTCGATGGTATTAGTCTTTGCCGTCAACTTCGCGCTCAAGGAGTTCAAAAGCCGATTCTCTTACTTACCGCCAAAGATCACAGTGCTGATGTGGTCAAGGGATTGGATGCGGGCGCAGACGATTATATCACAAAACCCTACGAGTTGTCTGAATTGCTAGCACGGATGCGGGCGTTGCTGCGTAGAGGACAAACCGAGCTAGCGCCAGCCGTCCTGACGTGGGAGAATCTTTGCATCAATCCTGTGTCGGCAGAAGTAACTTACAAAGGGCAACTTATATCTCTAACCCCCAAAGAATATAGCCTGCTGGGGCTGTTCCTGCGTAATCCGCAGCGTATCTTTAGCCGCAGTGACATCATTGATCGCCTTTGGTCAATGGATGCCATACCTAGCGAAGGAACTGTGACTAATCTGATTAAAGACTTGCGGCACAAGCTAAAGGCTCAGGGAATGTCCGCCGAGGTACTAGAAACCGTCTATGGCTTGGGCTATCGACTTAAGACTCCACCGAAGACTGGGGGAACAAAGGGTGTGTTCTCTGGTGAACAGGGCGGACAGATACACAGACTTCCAGAAGCAGGGAAAGGAAAACGTCAAACAAATCTTGCTTCAGTCAACAAAGTCATAAAACGTTACAAAGATACGTTTGTCCAACGGGTAACTTTGCTAGAACAAGTAGAACTTGCCTTACTGGCAGGGAAATTGCAGCCCGAACTCCAGCACCGTGCGAGCAACGAAGCACACAAACTGGCAGGGACACTGGGATCGTTTGGCTACCAGACGGGATCGAAGTTAGCGCAGGCGATTGAACATCTCCTCATAGACGACAAGCCTTTAGCGCCAACGCAAGCCCCTCAACTCTCAAGACTCCTGAGCGAACTCAAAGGGGCGCTCAGCAAACCTCCCACACCACTAACGGAAGAACAGCTTGAGCCAACTCAAATTCCTCTGGTGCTCGTTATTGATGATGCTGACTTTTCACGTCATGTGGAAAAACCAACGTCAAACCTAACCCCCCAGCCCCCTGACCCTAATCCCCAACGCCAGTCGCCTCAAGTCGGGAAACCCGCCCACGGCGCTGGCTCCTCCGTGGGGGCCCCGAGTTCCCTAAAAGGGAAGGGGGAGAATTCAAAGCCTCTCAAAAAGCAGGAGAGAGGAATGGAAGCGAGGTTGACCGATCCCGTGAAAAGTAAGATCGATGATCAATCCTTGAGCAATCAACTGAAAACCGAAGCTATGAGTTGGGGAGTGCGGATTGAAGTGGTTAGTAATTGGGCGATCGCTCTGGCAGTGATTTCTCAATCTCCCCAGGCTGTTTTGCTTAATCTCAATGGACAAGATCCGGTTGAAAACAGTTTAACCTTGCTGCAAAAACTCAAGGAGCAGCTTCCCACGACACCAATTTTGGTAATAACAGAGCAAGACAATCTTACACACAGAGTTGCTGTTTCTCGTTTGGGAGTACAACGATTTTTACACAAGCCAGTGGGCACAGCTGAAATATTTGAGGCGATACGCGAAGCGTCAAGCCTTCGGCTTATCGCCCAAGTTCTGCCCAAATCTCAAGCTTCCCAAGCCAAAGTGATGATTTTAGACGACGATCCAATAGCACTGGAGCTATTAAGCAATCTGCTGCAACCTTGGGGGCTGAGGGTGAAGACTTTGCAAGATCCCCAACAGTTTTGGGAGGTATTAACTACCGTAACACCTGACTTACTCCTGATCGACTTGGAAATGCCAACATACAGTGGCGTTGATTTGTGCCGCGTAGTGCGACAAGATCCTAAGTGGGGAAATTTGCCGATTTTGGTGGTTACTGCTCATACAGACTTAGAATCGATTCAGCAGGTATTTGCGGCGGGAGCCGATGATTTTATCGGTAAGCCTGTAGTAGGACCTGAATTAGTCACCCGTGTTATCAGTCGCATTGATCGCTCCCGCTTACAGCAAGAACTAAAAACCTTGAAGCGGCGAATAGGAACTTAA